The Oncorhynchus masou masou isolate Uvic2021 chromosome 14, UVic_Omas_1.1, whole genome shotgun sequence region tcagagttgtatcagttgtatatcagagttgtatcagttgtatcagagttatatcagagttatatcagagttgtatcagagttgtatcagagctgtatcagttATATCAGTGTTGTATCAGAGTTGTGtcagttgtatcagagttgtatcagagttgtatcagagttgtatcagagttgtatcagagttgtatcagagctgtatcagagttgtatcagagctgtatcagagctgtatcagagttgtatcagagctgtatcagagctgtatcagagctgtatcagagttgtatcagttatatcagagttgtatcagagttgtatcgtTGTAATCTCAGTGTgttctctgtggtgtgtgtgtttaggtgatGCTGATAGGTGTGTGTATTGTCTAAActcagtgtgtgttctctgtggtgTGTTTGTAGGTGATGCTGGATAGGGATGTGTGTATTGTGTAATATCAGTGTGTtctctgtggtgtgtgtaggTGATGCTGGATAGGTGCGTGTATTGTGTAATcccagtgtgtgttctctggtgtgtgtgtaggtgatgctggataggtgtgtgtgtattgtgtaatctcagtgtgttgtctggtgtgtgtgtaggtgatgctggataggtgtgtgtgtaggtgatgctggatagatgtgtgtgtattgtgtaatctcagtgtgttgtctggtgtgtgtgtgtaggtgtgtgtgtaggtgatgctggataggtgtgtgtgtattgtgtaatctcagtgtgtgttctctggtgtgtgtgtaggtgatgcTGGATAGGTGTTTGTGTATTGTGTAATCTCAGTGtgttgtctggtgtgtgtgtgtaggtgatgctggataggtgtgtgtgtaggtgatgctggatagatgtgtgtgtattgtgtaatcTCAGtgttgtctggtgtgtgtgtgtaggtgtgtgtgtaggtgatgctggataggtgtgtgtgtgtattgtgtaatctcagtgtgtgttctctggtgtgtgtgtaggtgatgctggataggtgtgtgtgtattgtgtaatctcagtgtgttgtctggtgtgtgtgtgtaggtgatgctggataggtgtgtgtgtaggtgatgctggatagatgtgtgtgtattgtgtaatctcagtgtgttgtctggtgtgtgtgtgtaggtgtgtgtgtaggtgatgctggataggtgtgtgtgtattgtgtaatctcagtgtgtgttctctggtgtgtgtgtaggtgatgctggataggtgtgtgtgtattgtgtaatctcagtgtgttgtctggtgtgtgtgtgtaggtgatgctggataggtgtgtgtgtaggtgatgctggataggtgtgtgtgtattgtgtaatctcagtgtgtgttctctggtgtgtatGTAGGTGATgctggataggtgtgtgtgtaggtgatgctggataggtgtgtgtgtgtgtattgtgtaatctcagtgtgttgtctggtgtgtgtgtaggtgaagctggataggtttgtgtgtgtattgtgtaatctcagtgtgttctctggtgtgtgtgtaggtgatgctggataggtgtgtgtgtgtattgtgtaatctcagtgtgtgtgtaggtgatgctggataggtgtgtgtgtgtattgtgtaatctcagtgtgttgtctggtgtgtgtgtaggtgatgctggataggtgtgtgtgtattgtgtaatctcagtgtgttgtctggtgtgtgtgtaggtgatgctggataagtgtgtgtgtgtattgtgtaatctcagtgtgttgtctggtgtgtgtgtaggtgatgctggataggtgtgtgtgtgtattgtgtaatctcagtgtgtgtgtaggtgatgctggataggtgtgtgtgtattgtgtaatcTCAGTGTGTTGTCTGGTGTATGTGTAGGTGATgctggataggtgtgtgtgtattgtgtaaactcagtgtgtgttctctgtggtgtgtgtgtaggtgatgctggataggtgtgtgtgtaggtgatgctggatagtggtgtgtgtattgtgtaatctcagtgtgttgtctggtgtgtgtgtaggtgatgctggataggtgtgtgtgtattgtgtaatcTCAGTGTgttgcctggtgtgtgtgtgtaggtgatgctggataggtgtgtgtgtattgtgtaatctcagtgtgtgtgtaggtgatgctggataggtgtgtgtgtattgtgtaatcTCAGTGTGtgttgtctggtgtgtgtgtaggtgatgctggataggtgtgtgtgtaggtgatgctggataggtgtgtgtgtattgtgtaatcTCAGTGTGtgttgtctggtgtgtgtgtgtattgtgtaatctcagtgtgtgttgtctgtgtgtgtgtgtgtaggtgatgctggataggcgtgtgtgtgtattgtgtaatctcagtgtgttgtctggtgtgtgtgtgtgtaggtgatgctggataggcgtgtgtgtgtattgtgtaatctcagtgtgttgtctggtgtgtgtgtgtgtaggtgatgcTGGATAGGTGTGTATGTAGGTGATgctggataggtgtgtgtgtattgtgtaatctcagtgtgttgtctggtgtgtgtgtgtgtaggtgatgctggataggcgtgtgtgtgtattgtgtaatctcagtgtgttgtctggtgtgtgtgtgtgtaggtgatgctggataggcgtgtgtgtgtattgtgtaatctcagtgtgttgtctggtgtgtgtgtaggtgatgcTGGAACAGATGCAGGGTCTGATGCACCTGGAGCTGGCCGGTTGTAATGACTTCACGGAGGCCGGTCTGTGGTCCAGCCTGAACGCACGGCTCACGTCGCTCAGCGTCAGCGACTGCATCAACGTGGCAGACGACGCCATCGCTGCCATCTCACAGCTACTGCCCAACCTGTCAGAGCTCAGCCTGCAGGCCTACCATGTAACCGACACAGCCATGGCTTACTTCACAGCCAAACAGGTTAGGTTACGATCCTACACTGGGATAGAGAGCACGCAGgtactggtacacacacacacacacacacactggtacacacacacacacacacactggtacacacacacacacacactcacacacacacacgcactggtacacacacacacacacacacactggtacacacacacacacacacactggtacacacacacacacacacactggtacacacacacacacacacacacacacacacacacacacacacacacacacacacacacacacactggtacacacacacacacacacacacacacacacacacacacacacacacacacacacacacacacacacacacacacacacacacacacacacacacacacacacacacacacacacacacacacacacacacacacacactggtacctacacacacacactggtacacacacacacacacacacacacacacacacacacacacacacacacacacacgtcttcccttcccctctctccgtcctccctgTAGGCCCACAGATCAGTTCCCCTACCGGCCGGAGGGGCCCCCATTGATCATAAATGTCACGTAATTCTTTttatagaattgcatgaaattagttatAAAATTGGAATATCTTCTCTCCGCTtcgtggcaaaatgtgtagaactgcaggaaacCTAGTTTTTCCTTCACTGTAAAGAGAGGGGCCACTGAAAggctcatgatgagttcagatcactgtggtcctctcatgatgagttcagattacTGTGGTCCTCTAATGATGAGTTCAGAtcactgtggtcctctcatgatgAGTCCAGAtcactgtggtcctctcatgatgagttcagatcactgtggtcctctcatgatgagttcagatcactgtggtcctctcatgatgAGCTCAGAtcactgtggtcctctcatgatgAGCTCAGAtcactgtggtcctctcatgatgagttcagatcactgtggtcctctcatgatgagttcagatcactgtggtcctctcatgatgAGCTCAGAtcactgtggtcctctcatgatgagttcagatcactgtggtcctctcatgatgagttcagatcaCTGTGGTCCTCTCTAGATGAGTTCAGAtcactgtggtcctctcatgatgagttcagatcactgtggtcctctcatgatgagttcagatcaCTGTGTCCTCTCATGATGAGCTCAGAtcactgtggtcctctcatgatgagttcagatcactgtggtcctctcatgatgagttcagatcactgtggtcctctcatgatgagttcagattactgtggtcctctcatgatgagttcagatcactgtggtcctctcatgatgagttcagagaTATAATCCTaaacctcattctctctccctccctccctccctccctccctccctccctccctccctccctccctccctccctccctccctccctccctcccctccctccctccctccccctccctccctctctctcttcgctctctctccctctccctctctctctctctctctcctcttttctctctttctctctctctctctccctctctttctctctctctctccctctctctctctctctctcctctctctctctctccctccctctccctctccctctctcctttctccctttctctctttctcttctctctctctctctctttctctctttctctctcttttctctctttctctcttctcttgctctctctctctccctctccctctcccttctctcttttctctctctctctctctctctctctctctctctttctctctcttctctctctctctttctctctctctctctctctctctctctttctctctctccttctctctttctctttctctctctctctctctcttctctctttctctcttctctctctctctctctctcagggctacACCACTCACACGCTGCGTCTCCACTCGTGTTGGGAGATCACCAACCATGGTGTGGTTAACATGGTCCACAGCCTGCCCAACCTCACGGCTCTGAGCCTGTCAGGCTGCTCTAAAATCACTGATGACGGGGTGGAGCTGGTAGCAGAGAACCTGAGGAAGCTGCGGAGCCTGGACCTCTCCTGGTGCCCACGCATCACTGACATGGCCCTGGAGTACATCGCCTGTGACCTCCACAAACTAGAGGAGCTGGTACTGGACAGGTGAGAGtggagtatagtagagtacagtatagtagagtacagtatagtagtgtggAGTATAGGGGGGGGTCTGGGATCTGCTGAGTACGGGTCTATACTACCTTATTTCAGAAAGAAAACTAGTATAGTATGAAAAGTATCATTGTggtcactctctttctctgtctctctctcctctctctctctctctccccccctctctctctccccctctctccccacctctcccccctccctctctctctctccagatgtgtGAGGATTACAGATACAGGTCTAGGTTACCTGTCCACCATGTCTTCTTTGAGAAGTCTCTACCTGCGCTGGTGCtgtcaggtacagtacacactaGACCCtgacatcagggatcatcaactagattcagacaggaacataattacaaatcatttgtagactgcaaattgacgtcaagaagcccaaacagatataatattggACTAAAacacaatcatttcaaacctttgTAAGAATCACATACCCttagtggccagtttattaggtacacccatctagtacctaGTCGAACCCTTTGCtttcagaacagcctgaattcttcggggaatggaaacgttgctcaattggtatcaagggacctaacgtgcgccaggaaaacattccccacaccgttacaccaccaccaccaccagcctgtactgttacaccaccaccaccaccagcctgtaccattacaacaccaccaccaccaccagcctgtactgttacaccaccaccaccaccagtctgtaccattacaacaccaccaccaccagcctgtaccattacaccaccaccaccaccagtctgtaccattacaacaccaccaccaccagcctgtaccgttacaacaccaccaccagtctgtaccattacaacaccaccaccagcctgtactgttacaccaacaccaccaccagcctgtactgttacaccaccaccaccaccagcctgtaccattacaacaccaccaccaccagcctgtaccgttacaccaccaccaccagtctgtaccattacaccaccaccaccaccagtctgtaccattacaacaccaccaccagcctgtactgttacaccaccaccaccaccagcctgtaccgttacaccaccaccaccaccagcctgtaccattacaacaccaccaccagtctgtaccgttacaacaccaccaccaccagcctgtaccattacaacaccaccaccaccagcctgtaccgttacaccaacaccaccaccagcctgtaccgttacaccaccaccaccagtctgtaccattacaccaccaccaccagtctgtaccattacaccaccaccaccagcctgtaccattacaccaccaccagcctgtaccattacaacaccaccaccaccagcctgtaccgttacaccaacaccaccaccagcctgtaccattacaccaccaccagcctgtactgttacaccaacaccaccaccagcctgtactgttacaccaccaccagtctgtaccgttacaacaccaccaccagcctgtactgttacaccaacaccaccaccagcctgtaccgttacaccaccaccaccaccagcctgtaccgttacaccaccaccaccagtctgtaccattacaacaccaccaccagcctgtactgttacaccaacaccaccaccagcctgtactgttacaccaccaccaccaccagcctgtaccattacaacaccaccaccaccagcctgtaccgttacaccaacaccaccaccagcctgtaccgttacaccaccaccaccagtctgtaccattacaccaccaccaccagtctgtaccattacaccaccaccaccagtctgtaccattacaacaccaccaccagtctgtaccattacaccaccaccaccagcctgtaccattacaccaccaccagcctgtaccattacaacaccaccaccaccagcctgtactgttacaacaccaccaccagcctgtaccattacaacaccaccaccagtctgtaccgttacaccaccaccaccagcctgtaccattacaccaccaccaccagcagcctgtaccgttacaccaccaccaccagcctgtaccattacaccaccaccaccagcctgtaccattacaccaccaccaccaccagcctgtaccgttgacaccaggcaggatgtgTTCATGGACTCACGCTGCTTACGCCCAATCCTGTCTCTGCCACCAGCATGACGTAACAGGAAGTGagattcatcagaccaggcaatgtttttcctctcttcagttgtccagtgttggtgatcgagTGCCTACTTCCTTGTTTTTAGCtaataggagtggaacccggtgtggtcgtctgctgcaatagccaatCCGTGACGAGGACCGACGAGTTGTCCGTTCTGAGATGCTGATTGTACAGCtccgttatttgcctgtttgtatCCCACCTGTTAACTTGCATGATTCTTGCCGTTCTCTTTCCATCAATTAGTCAAAGGACAGTCGCTGGCAGTTCTTTTGCTTTTTGTTCACACcgttctcggtaaaccctagacacggTCGTGCTTTTTGTTCACACcgttctcggtaaaccctagacacggTCGTGCTTTTTGTTCACACcgttctcggtaaaccctagacacggTCATGCTTTTTGTTCACACcgttctcggtaaaccctagacacggTCGTGCTTTTTGTTCACACcgttctcggtaaaccctagacacggTCGTGCTTTTTGTTCACACcgttctcggtaaaccctagacacggtcctgcgtgaaaagcccaggaagCCGGATGTTTCTGAGATACAGGAATCGACGATCATACCATGTTCGAAATCGCTTAAATCACATGTTTTAAGGCCATTATAATGTTCAATCAAACggtaactgaatgccttgatgcctgtctgcctgctttatatcaCAAGCCACGACCACGTGACTCGCTGTCTGTCGGAGCGAACCATTTTGGTGggaggtgtacctaataaactggaccTAATACACTGGGAATAAGTAGATTTACTAAATTAAAATCAATTGGAGCTgctttgctggtgtttttacagtcttttatgtcaaacaataaaaaataaatgaaaaggaTTTTGTTAAGTTGGGGCCCTACACCCTTTATACTAATACACTACACCctagaccctacacactaaaccctttatactaatacactacaccctagaccctacacactaaaccctttatactaatacactacaccctagaccctacacactaaaccctttatactaatacactacaccctagaccctacacactaaaccctttatacactacaccctagaccatacacactaaaccctttatactaatacactacaccctagatcctacacactaaaccctttatactaatacactacaccctacaccctacacactaaaccctttatactaatacactacaccctagaccctacacactaaaccctttatacactacaccctagaccctacacactaaaccctttatactaatacactacaccctagaccctacacactaaaccctttatacactacaccctagaccctacacactaaaccctttaTACTCTACGCCctagaccctacacactaaactctttatacactacaccctagaccctacacactaaaccctttatactaatacactataccctagaccctacacactaaaccctttatacactacaccctagaccctacacactaaaccctttaTACTCTACGCCctagaccctacacactaaactctttatacactacaccctagaccctacacactaaaccctttaTACTAATGCACTACACCctagaccctacacactaaactctttatactaatacactacaccctagaccctacacactaaactttttatacactacaccctagaccctacacactaaaccctttatactaatacactacaccctagaccctacacactaaaccctttatactaatacactacaccctagaccctacacactaaaccctttatacactacaccctagaccctacacactaaaccctttatacactacaccctagaccctacacactaaaccctttatactaatacactacaccctagaccctacacactaaaccctttatactaatacactacaccctagaccctacacactaaaccctttaTACACTCCAGTGGACAAGCATGCGTCTAATGATTGAGACCTGCTGCTGTCTGTCTAATAAGACCTGCTGCTGTCTGTCTAATAAGACCTGCTGCTGTCTGTCTAATAAGACCTGCTCAGACTACCAGACCTGCTGCTGTCTGTCTAATAAGACCTGCTCAGACTACCAGACTTGCTGCTGTCTGTCTAATAAGACCTGCTCAGACTACCAGACTTGCTTATTATTAATGAtaactcggtgtgtgtgtgtgtgtgtgtgtgtgtgtgtgtgtgtgtgtgtgtgtgtgtctgtgtataggtGCAGGACTTTGGGCTACAGCACCTGTTTGGCATGAGGAGTCTACGTCTTCTCTCTCTCGCAGGTattcactctctgtgtctctgtctctctctctctctctctgtctgtctctctctctctgtgtctctgtctctctctctctcactctctctctgtctctctttctgtctctctctctgtctctctctctgtctctctgtctctgtctctctctctgtctctctctctgtctctctctctgtctctgtctctctctgtgtctctgtctctctctctctctcactctctctctgtctctctctgtctctctgtctctgtctctctgtctctcactctctctctctgtctctctctctgtctctgtctctctctgtgtctctgtctctctcactctctctctgtctctgtctctctctgtctctctgtctctctctctctctctctctctctctctgtctctgtctctctctgtctctgtctctctctgtctctgtctctctctgtctctctctctctctgtctctctctgtctctctctgtctctctctctctctctctgtctctcactctctctctgtctctctctgtctgtctctctgtctctcgctatctctctctctgccccccccctctctctctctctctctctgtctctctctctctctgtctctctctctctctttctttctctctctctctctctcaattttcaaattcaatccaaggggctttattggcaggggaaacatatgtttacattgccaaagcaaatcgaaatggataaacaaaagtaaaatatacaatacaaaatgaacagtaaacattacactcacaaaagttccaaaagaataaagacatttcaaatgtcatatcatGTCTATATGCAGTGTTGTAGCAATGTGTTAAAATAcacaagagaaaataaataaatacgggttgtatttacaatggtgtttgttcttcactggttgcccctttctcgtggcaacaggtcacacatcttgctgctgtgatggcacactgtggtatttcacccagtagatatgggagtttatcaacaacaacaaaaaaatgtaattctttgtgggtctgtgtaatctgatgaGTAATTTAaattcaacacattttgccatggtgcTCTTATGCTATTTGAGAGATTAGTGGGGCCCCGTGGAAGTCGGGCCCCTGGGAATGTGCCCTGCGTGCGGTTGGTAGCCCAGCCCTGCACTTACTTACCACTATCTCACCATTTACTATAATACTGTTACAGTAGCAGGTATTTACCTGGTCTGCATGTTTACCTGGTCTACATGTTTACCTGGTCTGCATGTTTACCTTGTCTACAGGTTTACCTGGTCTGCATGTTTACCTTGTCTACAGGTTTACCTGGTCTGCATGTTTACCTTGTCTACAGGTTTACCTGGTCTGCATGTTTACCTGGTCTACAGGTTTACCTGGTCTGCATGTTTACCTGGTCTACATGTGTACCTGGTCTACATGTGTACCTGGTCTACATGTTTACCTGGTCTACATGTGTACCTGGTCTACAGGTTTACCTGGTCTACAGGTTTACCTGTTCTACATGTGTACCTGGTCTACAGGTATTTACCTGGTCTACATGTTTACCTGGTCTACATGTTTACCTGGTCTACATGTTTACCTGGTCTGCATGTTTACCTGGTCTGCATGTAAaatgcattcgtaaagtattcagaccccttgactttttccacatattgttacgttacagccttattctaaaatggattaaactgtTTTTTCCCtctacctcatcaatctacacacgatactccataatgacatcacaataccccataatgacatcacaataccccataatgacatcacaatactccataatgacatcacaataccccataatgacaaacgaAAAACAGGTTATAGAATATTTtgcaaatattacatttacataagtattcagaccctttaatcagtactttgttgaagtaactttggcagcgactacagccttgagtcttcttgggtatgacgctacaagcttggcatacctgtatttggggagtttctcccattcttctctgcagatcctctcaagctttgtcaggttggatggggagcgtcgctgcacagctattttcaggtctctccagagatgttcgatcgggttcaagtccggactctggctgggccactcaaggacattcagagacttgtcccaaagccactcctgcgttgacttggctgtgtgcttagggtcattgtcctgttggaagctctagagcaggttttcttcaaggatctctgtactttgctccgttcatctttccctcgatcctgactagtctcccagtacctgcaggtaaaaaacattcccacagcatgatgcctccaccaccatgcttcactgtagggatgctgccaccaccatgcttcaccgtagggatggtgccaggtttcctccagacgtgacgtttggcattcaggccaaagagttcaatcttggtttcatcagaccagagaatcttgtttctcatggtctgagagtcctttagctgccttttggcaaactccaagcgggctgtcatgtgtcttttactgaggagtgacttccgtctggccactctaccataatagcctgattggtggagtgctgcagaggtggttgttcttctggaaggttctcccatctccacagaggacctctggagctctgtcagagtgatcattgggttcttggttacctccctgaccaaggtccttctctccagattgctcagtttggccggacggccagctctaggaagtgtcttggtggttccaaatttcttccatttaagaatgatggaggctactatgttcttcgggaccttcaatgctgcagaatttattattttacccttccctagatctgtgcctcaacacaatcctgtcttcaagttgtacggacaattccttcgacctcatggcttggtttttgctctgacatgctctgtcagctgtgggaccttatatagacaggtgtgtgcctttccaaatcatgtccaatcaattgaatttaccacgggtgaactccaatcaagttgtggaaacatctcaaggatgaacaatgaaaacaggatacacttgagctcaatttcaagtctcatagcaaagggtctgaatacttatgtaaataagattatttttttaatttatttttttcaaatccattttaggctgtaacgtaacaaaatgtgaaaaaggtcaaggggtcttgaatactttctgaaggccctcaGAGGAACTCCTGGCATTTGGTTTGATCACCACCACACAgtcgttccctctctcttcctctctgctataACCCCTCCAGTCCAAAGACAGATAGTCTGAACAGGGACAGAGGTCATCCAGGAGCTGGCATGTCCTCCTTCTCATCCATACTGAGGAAACTTC contains the following coding sequences:
- the LOC135553890 gene encoding F-box/LRR-repeat protein 16-like, encoding MLEQMQGLMHLELAGCNDFTEAGLWSSLNARLTSLSVSDCINVADDAIAAISQLLPNLSELSLQAYHVTDTAMAYFTAKQGYTTHTLRLHSCWEITNHGVVNMVHSLPNLTALSLSGCSKITDDGVELVAENLRKLRSLDLSWCPRITDMALEYIACDLHKLEELVLDRCVRITDTGLGYLSTMSSLRSLYLRWCCQVQDFGLQHLFGMRSLRLLSLAGCPLLTTTGLSGLIQIQDLEELELTNCPGATAELFKYYSQHLTRCMVIDSPPPDPHHTPSNLPPYPTTN